Genomic window (Ureibacillus composti):
ACAAGGTGCAGCATTTATAAGTATTATTTCGCAAAGTCCAGACTTGTTAAAAGGAATTGATGCAAAAAGGATTTCCACTTTCCAAAAGGCTTCTGGAAAAGCATTATCAAAGTACCGTCAATATGTTCAATCCGATAAGATTTCATGGACAGTGATTGCTGCTGCATCACAACACTGGGCTGAAAAGGTATTTCCATCTTTACCAAAAGATCAGCAGGTACCTGCATTATGGGAAGCCATTTTTAAAGCAACCCGTGCTGATTTAGAAAATCCAATTGAAGCATGGAAAACCCATGACGACACCCTTCACGAGAAGGTAAATTATTTGAATAATAAAAAGTATGCGAAATTACATTATACAGCTCCAGGTACTGATTTGGTCATTGAACTTCCAAAAGGCCATTTATGGTGCGGTGCTGGTAGTATAAATGAACAAGGTTATGAATTTATGGCGAATATGCCAACAGAAGAGGTTTTCACTGTTCCATTAAAAACTGGTATTAATGGCTATGTGTCGAGCACAAAACCATTAAGCTATGGTGGCAATATCATCGATCACTTCAAACTTACTTTTAAAAATGGAAAAATTGTTAATGTGGAAGCCGAACAAGGAGAAGAAGTATTAAGGGATTTAGTAGAAACAGATGAAGGCTCCCACTATTTAGGGGAAGTTGCATTGGTTCCTCACCACTCGCCAATTTCAGATTCTGGTCTGTTATTCTACAATACTTTATTTGACGAAAATGCATCGAATCATCTAGCAATCGGCAGTGCTTATGCGTTCTGTTTAGAAGGCGGTAAATCGATGTCTCAGGAAGAATTAAAAGAAAATGGCTTAAATCAAAGTATTACACACGTCGATTTTATGATTGGTTCAGAAGAAATGGATATCGATGGAATTCTAGAAGATGGTACAGTTGATGCAATATTCCGTAATGGAAATTGGGCATTTTAAATCAAATTCAGCTTGAAATTGGCAATAGTATTTTCGTTTATAGGCTTACTTCAAGTATTATTATATAGTATAATAGGTTTACAAAATACTTGTTAAATCGAAAGGAGCTTTTTAAATGGGCTTATTTATTTCTACAGTATTAGGTTTCTTCGCAGTTCTTATGCTTTCTATGTCTATGTTTATTCATTATTTACGTGTTGGCTTAGATTCTAAATCTTCAATTCAAATTGATCCAAAACCAACTCAAAAATTTTAATTATAACTGGTCGACAAAATTCTATTCAGAGTTTTGTCGACTTTTTTTATAAAAATCGCTATATTATTTATAGTACATAAAGGGGGAAATGAAATGTCAGCATTAGATGATATTTTAAGTTTTAATGAATCATTTGTTAAGTTCAAACAGTACGAACCATACATTACGTCGAAGTATCCTGATAAAAAAATAGTCATCTTAACATGTATGGATACACGATTAGTAGAGTTATTGCCTAAAGCAATGAATATGCGCAATGGGGATGCAAAAATTGTTAAAAGTGCAGGTGCAATCGTTAACCATCCGTTTGGGGCTGTTATGCGTAGTTTACTTGTAGCGGTATATGAATTACAAGCCGATGAAGTCTATGTAATTGGTCATTACGATTGTGGAATGAGTGCAATCGACCCTCATCAGATGGTAGATCATATGATTGAACGTGGCATAAGTGAAGAGATTATCAACACAATTAATTATTCAGGTGTTGATTTAATTGAATGGTTACGAGGGTTTGGCGATGTTGATGAAAGTATTCAAAAAAGTGTAGATTTAATTCGCAACCATCCGCTAATGCCAAAAGGAACTCCAGTACATGGACTGGCGATTGAACCAAATACAGGAAAGTTAAATCTCCTTTCAGACGGAAATGTCTATTTAGCTGAGCAAGGCATTACAATGTTTAAATCAACTGAAGAATAATTAATACTAGTAAAATACATTATTAGCTTTTTTAATTTTCTTATTGTCAAGGATGACTTACTTACATCGTTCAGATAGTGAGTCACCCTTTATATTTTAATCATTTTCATTTTGTAGCATTGAATACATATAATGATCTTCCCATTTACCATTAATGTATAGTAGTTCTCTTAAAAGTCCTTCTCGAGTATAGTTGGCATTTTCTAACACTCTTATTGACCCCTCATTTTTTGGTGATACGTATGCCTCAATACGATGCAGTTTAACACTATCAAATCCAAATCTCGTAACGAGTTTTACAGATTCTGAAGTAATCCCTTTTCTTGTAAATCTTTCGTCCATTGAGTAACCAATAAACGCACTTGAATAAGGTAATCTTTTTATTGCATATAGCGAAATATGACCAATTAAATATTTTCGGTCTTTTGTAAAGATACCAAAAGAATACTCTCGATTCGCTCGCATTAAATGAATGCTCTCTAGTATTTTTTTAAATTGAGCTTCTTCCGTATAATACTCTTCCTCATGAAGAGGTTCATATGTCGCCCAAAAATATTTATTGTACGTTAATAATTCTGCTAAACTTTTAGCGTCCGATTCAACTAAAGTTCGTAAATAGCATCTTTCCCCCTCAATCTTAACCATTTGATCACCCTTTTTCAGTAATTTAAATAATTTACGTACCATTTTTAATTAACCTAATACCTTTCCCAAATTCTGACCTATCTTTGGAGCTGTATTAATTCAATTCATCTTCTTTTCTATCATGTATTCTCCATTTACGTTCTGCTTTGAAATGTCTTCTTTTGATTACTTGTGCTCTACATATGTAATGTTTAGTCCTCTTCGACCCAACTCTTTTTCTACATGTTTAATCGTCTCTTTTAATACTATTATGCGTGCATGTTGTTTATTATTTCCGCCTATTAAAACCCACGGTGCATAATCCTGATCAGTTCTGTTAAACATTTCGTCGGCAGCTGCAGTATACTCATCAAATTTTTCACGGTTTCTCCAATCCTCATCAGTAAGCTTCCACACTTTGTAAGGATTAGTTTCACGCTCTTTAAAGCGATTTAATTGTTCCTTTTGATCAACATGAAGCCAAAATTTTAACATAATATAATTTTCATCTGTTAAAGTTTTTTCAAAGTGATGAATCTCCTCAAATGCACGAGTCCACTCCTCTTTTGATGCAAACTTTTCAATTCGCTCCACTAACACTCTTCCATACCAGGAGCGATCAAAGATTCCTATTTGACCATGCATCGGTAACTTTGTCCAAAATCGGTGCATGTAATGAAACTTTTGTTCATGGGGTAGAGGTGCTGAAATTGGGTGTACAATAAATCCCCTTGGGTCTAAACGTTCTGTCAAACGCTTAATTGCTCCACCTTTACCTGCTGCATCCATCCCTTCAAATGCAAGGATTAAACCAATGTTATTTTTAAATAAAAATTGCTGAATACTTAACATTTTTAACTGCAATTTTTTTAATTGCTTTTTATAATCTTTTTTACTAAGTGATGATGATAAGTCTATATCTTTAATTCGTTTCATTAGTAATCCACTCCTCTTTCTCTCTAACTTTATTTTACAAAAATTTATAACTTTTTGGAAAATGTTGTTGAATCTTATTTAAATGTATATAATTTTAGAGGGGGGAGTGAAGTATATGGGTCGATTAATCGCATTATTAGTCTCTATTATTGTGGTCACATCCATCACAATAAAAGCATTTTGGTTTGGATTGAATGGCCATACAACACCAGAAATTATTAATCGATTACCTATTTTATTCACACCTGCAACTTATGTATTTGCGTTATGGTTGGTTATCATTGTTTATTTATTGTTGTGGTGTATAAAATACTTCAAGAATCGCCAGGATTCAATTTCAACTTTACAACTAGTATTATTTATACTTACCGTAATATTCCAAATTACTTCCTTATACAATTTCCATAATGATCATTATTACACATCACTATTTTTAATCGGTTTACAAGTGATCACTCTGTTTGGTTTGTACTTAACTTATCCTTTAAACAAAGAATCCATTGCGTTACGTATCCCGATTGCTCTTTATTTAAGTAGAACTGTATTTTTATTCATTCTTCACCTTTGCTACATATTAGTCAAAATTCAGTGGCAAGCATTCGGCTTAAGTAATGCTTTATGGACAGTGATTGTATTGACATTTGGTACTGCCATCGCATTGCATTTACGTTATCATCATTATGATATTGCCTTTCCAATTGTTTTTATTTGGTTTTATATTGGAATTGCTGTTGCAAACGGTTTCGAAGAACTACTCGTAACAATCGCATCACTATTTTTAAGTGGCGTAATCATTGTAGGTATTTTCTTTATTAAAAAAGGTAATCTAAATTAATTTTCAGAATAGAAAAAGTCCTGAACACATCTTTTATGCGTTCAGGACTTTTTGTTTTAGGGATTATTATCTATTTAGTCCAATTGTGTAATGATAATTGGTTTATCTTTTGTTACAACGACTGTATGTTCAATTTGCGCAACAAGGGATTTATCTGGTGTAATAAACGTCCATCCATCACCAGCTTCAACAATATGTTCTGCTTTAGCGGAGATGAACGGTTCTACAGCTAACACCATTCCCTCTTTCATAATTGTTGTATCCCATGCATCATAGTAATTTAGTACATGATCAGGTGCTTCATGTAATGCACGACCAACACCATGACCAGTTAGATTTAGAATGACAGATAATTTATTATCTCTTGCTTCACGTTCAACCGCTTTTCCAATTTGATTTAGTTTTGAACCAGCTTTAACTTTTGTCATTGCGCGATCAAATGCCGCTTTTGCTACTTTACAAAGTTTTTCCTTATCTTCGTAACCCTCACCAACAACAAATGAAATTCCAGTATCCGCAAAATATCCATCTAATGAACCCGAAACATCGATGTTTACTAAATCTCCCTCTTGGATTACTTTATCTCCTGGGATTCCATGGGCAACTTCATGATTTACACTAATACACGTATATCCTGGAAAATCATATTCCCCTTTTGGACCTGAAATCGCTCCGGCTTCTTCAAACATACGACCTGCAATTTCATCTAACTCTTTTGTTGTAACTCCAGGTTTTGTCGCAGCTTTCATGGCATCTCTAATCTCAGCACAAATGCGACCGATTTTTTTTAGAGCCTCTAGCTCTTCATTAGTTTTTACAATCATCTTGACGTTCCTTCCTTGAATAAACAGATTCACATATATAATATAACACAATCACTAGTTCTTATTAGACAATCGTGTATGTATTTCCTTTTTTGATTATGAAATTTGATATTATTGGAAATATTAAAAAGAGACGCCTTAAAAATTTAGACGTCTCTATACGACAGGTAACCGTAGAAGTTAATTTATTTATATAGTGGAAATATGTTTACAAAAGTTACTTTGTTTTTAAAAGACGTGGTGCAGCACTAAAGATCAGCGCACCTACTACTGCTGTAATAATAGTTGCG
Coding sequences:
- a CDS encoding tryptophan-rich sensory protein, with protein sequence MGRLIALLVSIIVVTSITIKAFWFGLNGHTTPEIINRLPILFTPATYVFALWLVIIVYLLLWCIKYFKNRQDSISTLQLVLFILTVIFQITSLYNFHNDHYYTSLFLIGLQVITLFGLYLTYPLNKESIALRIPIALYLSRTVFLFILHLCYILVKIQWQAFGLSNALWTVIVLTFGTAIALHLRYHHYDIAFPIVFIWFYIGIAVANGFEELLVTIASLFLSGVIIVGIFFIKKGNLN
- a CDS encoding aminopeptidase; this translates as MSNTFEEKLLNYAELAVKVGVNIQKNQFLYIAASIDSAPLVRLITKLAYENGAKQVFVDYVDDEVTRLRYELAPGDSFDFFPPWKSQEREWLAEQGAAFISIISQSPDLLKGIDAKRISTFQKASGKALSKYRQYVQSDKISWTVIAAASQHWAEKVFPSLPKDQQVPALWEAIFKATRADLENPIEAWKTHDDTLHEKVNYLNNKKYAKLHYTAPGTDLVIELPKGHLWCGAGSINEQGYEFMANMPTEEVFTVPLKTGINGYVSSTKPLSYGGNIIDHFKLTFKNGKIVNVEAEQGEEVLRDLVETDEGSHYLGEVALVPHHSPISDSGLLFYNTLFDENASNHLAIGSAYAFCLEGGKSMSQEELKENGLNQSITHVDFMIGSEEMDIDGILEDGTVDAIFRNGNWAF
- a CDS encoding GNAT family protein; amino-acid sequence: MVRKLFKLLKKGDQMVKIEGERCYLRTLVESDAKSLAELLTYNKYFWATYEPLHEEEYYTEEAQFKKILESIHLMRANREYSFGIFTKDRKYLIGHISLYAIKRLPYSSAFIGYSMDERFTRKGITSESVKLVTRFGFDSVKLHRIEAYVSPKNEGSIRVLENANYTREGLLRELLYINGKWEDHYMYSMLQNEND
- the map gene encoding type I methionyl aminopeptidase, with the translated sequence MIVKTNEELEALKKIGRICAEIRDAMKAATKPGVTTKELDEIAGRMFEEAGAISGPKGEYDFPGYTCISVNHEVAHGIPGDKVIQEGDLVNIDVSGSLDGYFADTGISFVVGEGYEDKEKLCKVAKAAFDRAMTKVKAGSKLNQIGKAVEREARDNKLSVILNLTGHGVGRALHEAPDHVLNYYDAWDTTIMKEGMVLAVEPFISAKAEHIVEAGDGWTFITPDKSLVAQIEHTVVVTKDKPIIITQLD
- a CDS encoding carbonic anhydrase, producing the protein MSALDDILSFNESFVKFKQYEPYITSKYPDKKIVILTCMDTRLVELLPKAMNMRNGDAKIVKSAGAIVNHPFGAVMRSLLVAVYELQADEVYVIGHYDCGMSAIDPHQMVDHMIERGISEEIINTINYSGVDLIEWLRGFGDVDESIQKSVDLIRNHPLMPKGTPVHGLAIEPNTGKLNLLSDGNVYLAEQGITMFKSTEE
- a CDS encoding polyphosphate kinase; the protein is MKRIKDIDLSSSLSKKDYKKQLKKLQLKMLSIQQFLFKNNIGLILAFEGMDAAGKGGAIKRLTERLDPRGFIVHPISAPLPHEQKFHYMHRFWTKLPMHGQIGIFDRSWYGRVLVERIEKFASKEEWTRAFEEIHHFEKTLTDENYIMLKFWLHVDQKEQLNRFKERETNPYKVWKLTDEDWRNREKFDEYTAAADEMFNRTDQDYAPWVLIGGNNKQHARIIVLKETIKHVEKELGRRGLNITYVEHK